From one Candidatus Dadabacteria bacterium genomic stretch:
- a CDS encoding chloride channel protein has translation MKKSFAFSGRQTALMLGALAIGAAAGTANYIFSASYDGLYELAVRPFERGGARVFIPLFAGAALLIAISKGVPGVLGLGFPRFIEKINLGSGTVRLRDAAARALAAAVSLGFGGSAGQEGPIAQTGGAIGGAVGERAGLSKSDIRTFIACGTAAAIAATFNAPITGVLFSEEIVLLRNLRSATFIPIVISSATATAVSYFIKGGEPLFNVPVFSIEALSAGDLFLFYLPLGAVIGVAAAGFMKAFSAAEDLFSKLRDTKIRLLAGAAALGVLAMAAPEVLGNGYEHVRDILSGNIAPAALFAMALLKPLAVCATVASGWPGGLFAPAIFMGAAAGSAFAAAAERLVSVPESVPAACATVGMGAFLAAITHAPLTSIFLIIELTQSYQVIVPAMGCTVVSWSLARALTGGSMDVLALKKEGIEISGIENENLHSLRVRDVMRTDIETIDENTKLRSLIEDIPRSRFTTFPTVDSEGLLSGIVSIQDFRQWLFQEDIKDLILAKEVATLDVTTVCPDDNLYEVVKVLGQKPAEILPVVESKGSRKLVGILSRRDVIEAYNRAVSEG, from the coding sequence ATGAAAAAAAGTTTTGCCTTTTCGGGGCGGCAGACCGCCCTCATGCTGGGGGCGCTGGCAATAGGCGCGGCGGCGGGAACGGCGAATTACATTTTTTCCGCCTCCTATGACGGGCTTTACGAGTTGGCGGTCAGGCCCTTTGAGAGGGGCGGGGCGAGGGTTTTCATCCCGCTTTTTGCGGGCGCGGCGCTTCTGATTGCCATATCAAAAGGCGTGCCGGGTGTTCTGGGTCTGGGGTTTCCCCGTTTCATTGAGAAAATAAACCTCGGAAGCGGAACAGTGCGGCTCAGAGACGCGGCGGCGCGGGCTCTTGCGGCGGCGGTTTCGCTGGGTTTCGGCGGTTCGGCGGGGCAGGAGGGACCCATCGCCCAGACCGGGGGGGCAATCGGCGGCGCGGTGGGAGAGCGGGCGGGGCTTTCAAAATCCGACATTCGCACCTTCATAGCGTGCGGGACGGCGGCGGCAATTGCGGCGACCTTCAACGCCCCGATAACCGGCGTGTTGTTTTCAGAAGAGATAGTGCTGCTCAGAAACCTGAGGTCTGCGACCTTCATTCCGATAGTCATATCGTCCGCAACGGCGACCGCCGTTTCATATTTCATCAAGGGGGGCGAGCCGCTTTTCAATGTGCCGGTGTTTTCCATTGAGGCGCTGAGCGCGGGCGACCTGTTTCTTTTCTATCTTCCTCTCGGAGCGGTTATCGGCGTGGCGGCGGCGGGATTTATGAAGGCGTTTTCTGCGGCGGAAGACCTGTTTTCAAAACTGCGCGACACAAAAATCCGCCTGCTTGCGGGCGCGGCGGCTCTGGGCGTTCTCGCCATGGCAGCCCCTGAGGTTCTTGGAAACGGCTATGAGCATGTGAGGGACATTCTTTCGGGAAACATCGCTCCGGCGGCGCTTTTCGCCATGGCGCTGTTAAAACCCCTTGCCGTTTGCGCAACGGTGGCTTCCGGATGGCCCGGAGGTCTGTTTGCGCCCGCGATATTCATGGGGGCGGCGGCGGGGAGCGCGTTTGCGGCGGCGGCGGAAAGACTGGTTTCCGTTCCCGAAAGCGTCCCGGCGGCTTGCGCGACTGTTGGAATGGGGGCGTTTCTTGCCGCCATTACGCATGCCCCGCTGACTTCCATTTTTCTCATAATAGAACTTACGCAGAGTTATCAGGTAATTGTTCCGGCGATGGGGTGCACTGTGGTGAGTTGGTCTCTTGCCCGCGCGCTGACGGGCGGCTCAATGGATGTGCTTGCGCTCAAAAAAGAGGGGATTGAGATAAGCGGCATAGAGAATGAAAACCTGCATTCTTTGCGCGTCCGGGATGTGATGAGAACCGACATTGAAACGATTGATGAAAACACGAAACTGCGGAGTCTGATTGAGGACATACCCCGCAGCAGGTTCACAACGTTTCCCACAGTTGATTCCGAGGGGTTGCTGTCGGGCATAGTGTCCATACAGGATTTCCGGCAGTGGCTTTTTCAGGAGGATATAAAGGATTTGATACTGGCAAAAGAGGTTGCCACTCTGGATGTGACCACTGTGTGCCCGGATGACAATCTCTATGAGGTGGTCAAGGTTCTCGGACAGAAGCCTGCGGAAATTCTTCCGGTGGTGGAGTCAAAAGGGTCAAGAAAACTTGTGGGGATTTTGTCCCGAAGGGATGTGATTGAGGCGTATAACAGGGCGGTTAGTGAAGGGTAA
- a CDS encoding type II toxin-antitoxin system HicB family antitoxin, whose protein sequence is MKYLIVYEKTGTGFSAYSPDIPGCIATGGTKREVEKNMKEAVGFHLEGLTLEGIGVPEPSAYSGYVEIGVDRVIS, encoded by the coding sequence ATGAAATATCTGATTGTTTATGAAAAGACCGGAACGGGATTTTCGGCTTACTCGCCGGATATTCCGGGGTGTATTGCAACGGGCGGCACAAAGAGGGAAGTTGAGAAAAATATGAAAGAGGCTGTTGGGTTTCATTTGGAAGGGTTGACGCTGGAAGGTATAGGAGTGCCTGAGCCGTCAGCCTACTCTGGATATGTGGAAATTGGTGTAGATAGGGTGATTAGTTAG
- a CDS encoding ATP synthase F0 subunit B, translating to MRIFLATAIGVFVSGAPAAFAAGNLITADKTVFVQFVIFLVALYILNALFFKPLMELADKRERATSGSGREADELAAKTEEIAAKYEAALKDAREQALAERARLTKSAAAEADGIVSSAREEARALFEKRAEELAARTEKARAGMSAEIEEIAEVITRAAGGKGV from the coding sequence ATGAGGATTTTTCTCGCAACGGCTATTGGGGTTTTTGTTTCCGGCGCTCCCGCCGCGTTTGCCGCCGGTAATCTGATAACGGCGGACAAGACCGTATTTGTCCAGTTCGTTATCTTTCTTGTCGCCCTTTACATTCTGAACGCCCTGTTTTTCAAGCCGCTTATGGAACTTGCGGACAAGCGCGAGCGGGCGACCTCCGGCTCCGGCAGGGAGGCCGATGAACTGGCGGCAAAAACCGAAGAGATAGCCGCCAAATACGAGGCGGCGCTGAAGGACGCAAGGGAGCAGGCGCTTGCCGAGCGGGCGCGGCTCACGAAATCCGCCGCCGCCGAGGCGGACGGGATAGTGTCTTCGGCAAGGGAGGAGGCGCGCGCTCTTTTTGAAAAACGCGCGGAGGAACTTGCCGCCCGGACTGAAAAGGCAAGGGCGGGCATGAGCGCCGAGATAGAGGAAATTGCCGAAGTGATAACCCGCGCCGCCGGAGGAAAAGGTGTTTGA
- a CDS encoding N-6 DNA methylase yields MKVYFKAVPDIPHDDQIGKWRQEIWNEGFAPLLWIVSPERINLYNGFGSPVGEGDAEKNLLRTFENIEAELRDLDALAGRLAMETGRFWAKMPQINRKTSVDEKLLSALGSLERDLVKGNLEVNAAQALIGRVIFTQYLIDRKIVDETMLKERCGHTELPAVLRNERATARLFKWLTKTFNGDMFPESAGEEPPDASHLNRVANFLEATDPDTGQRSLFPYQFNVIPVELISSIYERFAHTTSGGGVTEARRNSVHYTRLSVVSLVLDEVMDGLTGKESVLDLACGSGVFLVEALRRLVHLRAGNSKITRELIRTTLHEQIYGVDISEAAIRVAAFSLYLAALELDPDPQPPHSLRFKRLVGETLLVGDARTIERDGYGKRALTTQGGLKKFDLVVGNPPWSFKGREGTALRRETGAGQPALPRDQGLDFVLRAQKFFSHEKTRFGIVLSAKSFSSRSDKGRDAMLHVMRTLAPVTLVDLSNLSNWLFATAKTPAMILFAHHRPQQKEDRVTVVQVPWTIGGERTHTFDVAPRDVTTLSLNKIEQRSLTLTAATRGRRRDLMLLDELTEDHQNLGEQLKSIGTSFRQGLIQGGTEMQTSDTGEIKKLEMLNAKDMKHFYIPDKLQPYGRLEAGRPRSRDTYRSPLVIVKELLGSSPRLVTAVAERDVVFNNSRFGASMPNHGKTAHLLAAILSSALASWFFSLTAAEFGIQKRKVSKFDLHSLPLPNLNSAVKSKIGRRLLAIEKRLCQRDPTVNVRKEDWTELDELVFDLYELDWADKDIIRDGLVRIGWCWKNGREKSSSPADSRVEVKDYARVFLYSINNWLAVRNKRSMRAEVIDLPTQSALRVVRFVLEDEPGKTDVSFVEPQGDLNKVLEDIGGRLKFPITETLRTERELCVHVRNGVVIIKPAAKRYWMRIVAIEDADVLFTESVTGTGSRI; encoded by the coding sequence TTGAAAGTTTACTTCAAAGCCGTGCCTGATATCCCTCACGATGACCAAATCGGCAAATGGCGACAGGAGATATGGAACGAGGGGTTTGCTCCATTGTTATGGATAGTCTCTCCCGAGCGTATAAACCTATACAACGGCTTCGGCTCCCCTGTGGGAGAAGGCGATGCTGAGAAAAATCTGCTTAGAACCTTCGAGAATATAGAAGCCGAACTGCGTGATTTGGATGCGTTGGCTGGCCGTCTGGCGATGGAAACAGGCCGGTTCTGGGCCAAAATGCCACAAATTAATCGTAAGACCAGTGTTGACGAGAAATTATTGTCCGCCCTTGGATCTCTTGAGCGTGACCTAGTTAAGGGCAATCTGGAGGTCAATGCAGCACAAGCATTGATAGGGCGTGTTATATTCACCCAGTATCTCATAGACCGCAAAATTGTCGATGAGACAATGTTGAAAGAACGGTGCGGTCATACAGAATTGCCTGCGGTGTTGCGGAATGAGCGTGCTACTGCCCGTCTCTTCAAGTGGCTTACCAAGACTTTCAATGGAGATATGTTTCCGGAGTCCGCCGGTGAAGAGCCCCCCGATGCCAGTCATTTGAATCGGGTTGCTAATTTTCTTGAAGCCACTGACCCTGACACTGGTCAGCGGAGCCTTTTCCCCTATCAATTCAATGTTATACCGGTAGAACTCATCAGTTCTATTTACGAGCGGTTTGCCCATACTACATCAGGCGGGGGTGTGACGGAAGCGCGGCGCAATAGTGTGCATTACACGCGACTTTCAGTAGTTTCGCTGGTTCTTGATGAGGTGATGGACGGACTTACAGGGAAGGAATCCGTGCTGGATTTAGCCTGCGGTTCTGGTGTTTTTTTGGTCGAAGCCTTGAGGCGACTGGTGCACCTACGCGCTGGGAACAGCAAGATTACGCGAGAGTTAATTCGCACAACGCTTCATGAGCAAATTTATGGTGTGGACATTAGTGAGGCTGCAATTCGGGTGGCGGCATTCAGTCTGTATTTGGCGGCGCTTGAACTTGACCCCGACCCACAACCGCCGCACTCACTTCGATTCAAGCGGTTGGTGGGGGAAACTTTGCTGGTTGGTGATGCCCGCACTATTGAAAGGGACGGATATGGCAAGAGGGCGCTTACCACACAAGGGGGGTTGAAGAAATTTGATTTAGTTGTCGGGAACCCGCCGTGGAGTTTCAAGGGGAGAGAAGGAACCGCATTGCGTCGTGAGACAGGGGCGGGACAACCTGCGTTGCCACGAGACCAAGGGCTGGACTTCGTGCTGCGGGCGCAGAAGTTTTTTTCCCATGAAAAGACGCGCTTCGGTATTGTGCTGAGTGCGAAATCGTTTTCCAGTCGTAGTGATAAAGGTAGAGACGCTATGTTGCATGTCATGCGAACACTGGCTCCGGTTACTTTGGTTGACCTGTCCAATTTGAGTAACTGGCTTTTTGCAACTGCAAAGACACCGGCGATGATACTTTTTGCACACCATAGGCCACAGCAGAAAGAAGACCGGGTCACAGTTGTTCAAGTTCCGTGGACAATCGGTGGAGAGAGAACTCATACTTTTGACGTGGCGCCAAGGGATGTAACTACATTAAGTCTTAATAAAATTGAGCAGCGGTCATTGACATTGACGGCTGCTACACGGGGCCGCCGCCGTGACCTAATGCTTTTGGACGAGTTGACTGAAGATCATCAGAACCTTGGGGAACAACTAAAGTCAATTGGCACCAGTTTTCGCCAAGGATTGATTCAGGGCGGGACAGAAATGCAGACCTCTGATACGGGAGAGATAAAAAAATTGGAGATGCTAAATGCCAAAGATATGAAACACTTTTATATTCCCGATAAACTCCAACCATATGGAAGATTAGAGGCGGGGAGGCCTCGTTCGCGAGACACATATCGTTCTCCATTGGTGATTGTTAAAGAACTGTTGGGTTCCTCTCCGAGATTGGTGACAGCAGTCGCTGAGCGTGATGTTGTTTTTAACAACTCGCGCTTCGGTGCGTCAATGCCTAATCATGGAAAAACAGCACATTTACTTGCCGCAATTTTGAGTTCGGCTCTTGCTTCTTGGTTCTTTAGTTTGACCGCCGCTGAGTTTGGTATCCAAAAGAGAAAAGTGTCAAAATTTGATCTTCACTCCTTGCCCTTGCCTAATCTAAATTCAGCAGTGAAATCGAAAATTGGGCGGCGTTTGTTAGCAATTGAAAAAAGATTATGTCAACGCGACCCCACTGTGAATGTGAGAAAGGAAGACTGGACCGAACTGGATGAATTGGTATTTGACCTATATGAACTTGACTGGGCTGACAAGGACATAATTCGGGATGGATTGGTGAGAATCGGCTGGTGTTGGAAAAACGGGCGTGAAAAATCTTCCTCACCCGCAGACAGTCGCGTCGAGGTCAAGGATTATGCTCGTGTTTTTCTATATTCAATCAATAACTGGCTTGCTGTCCGTAATAAGCGGTCCATGAGAGCCGAGGTAATTGACTTGCCAACGCAGTCGGCTCTGCGTGTCGTTCGTTTCGTTTTGGAAGATGAACCGGGAAAGACTGATGTCTCTTTTGTGGAGCCACAGGGTGATTTGAACAAAGTGCTGGAAGATATTGGCGGTCGTCTGAAATTCCCGATTACAGAAACACTCAGGACAGAGCGTGAACTTTGTGTGCATGTGCGCAATGGAGTTGTAATCATCAAACCGGCGGCAAAGCGTTACTGGATGAGAATAGTAGCAATAGAAGATGCGGATGTATTATTCACAGAGAGTGTTACCGGTACGGGGAGTCGTATTTGA
- a CDS encoding SIR2 family protein has translation MKRVVYIIGAGFSQPLGLPTISNFFEKAKELNRQDPTRYKGYKILDKTVKDFSIIKNYCKVNLFNIEELLSITEMRDHIGSKDSRKKIIDVIVEVIQGTTPPIKLNFLFDLPRCDKKGFDWDNVDCFEQVNINHTQYCSFVSHIHGIAIHCIKKEKYPETWDMIWEKPELSSEIRFDTSSGIHYDIISLNYDTVLEDICDFINTNNYIKRKNKKIKFKRSKNDKVDENSPYLIKLHGSIDDKKTIVPPTWKKGEHNNEIKEQWEIASELISNANHIVFLGYSLPANDNYILSLLQSSIKDTTITSMRSVNSDRETIETYKDIFPDVEVEHTDCQSYLQKFQQSQILKPPISTSSNCCFVYNGGLGWDRKKEIIF, from the coding sequence ATGAAGAGAGTTGTCTACATAATCGGCGCGGGATTTTCACAGCCTTTGGGATTGCCAACGATTTCAAACTTTTTTGAGAAGGCGAAAGAACTTAACAGACAGGATCCAACAAGATACAAAGGGTATAAAATCTTAGACAAAACTGTCAAGGATTTCTCTATTATAAAAAATTACTGCAAGGTTAATCTTTTCAATATTGAAGAACTGTTGTCAATTACTGAAATGAGAGATCATATTGGCAGCAAAGATTCAAGAAAGAAAATTATTGATGTAATAGTAGAAGTTATTCAAGGAACAACTCCACCCATCAAACTCAATTTCCTATTTGATTTACCACGATGTGACAAAAAGGGTTTTGATTGGGATAATGTTGATTGTTTCGAACAAGTGAATATAAATCACACGCAATACTGTTCCTTCGTGAGCCACATACACGGCATAGCAATTCACTGCATTAAAAAAGAAAAATACCCTGAGACATGGGATATGATATGGGAGAAGCCGGAATTAAGTTCAGAAATTCGCTTTGATACAAGTTCAGGAATTCACTACGATATAATTTCCCTGAACTATGATACGGTTCTGGAAGACATATGTGATTTTATAAATACAAACAATTATATAAAAAGAAAGAACAAAAAAATCAAATTCAAAAGAAGTAAAAACGACAAAGTTGATGAAAACTCTCCATACCTAATCAAACTTCACGGTAGCATTGATGACAAGAAAACAATTGTTCCACCAACTTGGAAAAAAGGCGAGCATAACAACGAAATCAAAGAGCAATGGGAAATAGCATCTGAACTTATTAGCAATGCAAATCATATTGTTTTCTTAGGTTACTCCTTACCCGCAAATGATAATTATATTCTTTCCTTGCTCCAGTCTTCAATTAAAGATACAACAATAACTTCCATGCGCTCTGTAAATTCAGATAGGGAAACAATTGAAACATATAAAGATATATTCCCTGATGTTGAAGTGGAGCATACAGATTGCCAAAGTTATTTGCAAAAGTTTCAACAATCTCAAATTCTAAAACCTCCCATCTCCACAAGCAGTAATTGCTGTTTTGTCTATAACGGAGGATTGGGCTGGGACAGAAAGAAAGAGATTATTTTCTAA
- a CDS encoding cation:proton antiporter has translation MIQDIQGGAAQLSAGDFLLILSLVLIVSKFFGEMAERFRQSAVLGELVAGAVLGAGVLAVMPSSPAETGYHVFHLIAELAVVVLLFEIGLETRLGDILKTGPVSLLVAALGVVAPFGLGFASIYALDAYGVMSWDASSIFLVAVTTGATLTATSVGITARVLSDINQLGAPESKIIIGAAVIDDVVGLIILSIVSGLIQSSAAGVEAGVSFSGIALTTVKAFGFLFAAVALGNIAAPKFFAFAANLKSRGALVVCALSVAFLYAYAGEHLAGVAPIVGAFAAGLVIRRTDQFRDVENSIKPVSDFLVPVFFVAVGAQVDVRILNPFAEGNSQVLAVALILFVLAFAGKYVSAFGALGGGIRKSIVGIGMVPRGEVGLIFAQIGYNNGKGVFDKEFFSAIVLTVMLTTFVVPPLLQRGFGGGAEADGDA, from the coding sequence ATGATTCAGGATATTCAAGGCGGCGCGGCGCAACTGTCGGCGGGTGACTTCCTGCTGATTCTATCCCTTGTGCTGATAGTATCCAAATTTTTCGGGGAAATGGCGGAACGTTTCAGGCAGTCCGCCGTGCTGGGGGAACTTGTCGCGGGGGCGGTTCTGGGCGCGGGGGTTCTCGCCGTTATGCCGTCATCCCCGGCGGAAACCGGCTACCACGTCTTCCACCTGATTGCGGAACTCGCCGTTGTTGTGCTGCTGTTTGAAATAGGGCTTGAGACCCGCCTCGGCGACATACTCAAAACGGGTCCCGTCTCACTTCTGGTTGCGGCGCTGGGAGTGGTCGCCCCCTTCGGCCTGGGCTTTGCCTCCATATACGCCCTTGACGCCTACGGCGTGATGTCATGGGACGCTTCGTCCATATTTCTTGTGGCGGTAACCACCGGCGCCACCCTGACCGCCACAAGCGTCGGCATAACGGCGAGAGTGCTTTCGGACATCAACCAACTGGGCGCGCCGGAGTCAAAGATAATCATCGGCGCGGCGGTCATAGACGATGTTGTGGGGCTTATCATTCTCAGCATAGTCAGCGGGCTGATTCAATCAAGCGCGGCGGGCGTTGAGGCGGGCGTGTCGTTTTCCGGTATTGCCCTCACAACGGTCAAGGCGTTCGGGTTTCTGTTTGCCGCGGTCGCGCTCGGAAACATTGCCGCCCCGAAGTTTTTCGCTTTTGCGGCAAACCTTAAAAGCCGGGGGGCTCTTGTGGTTTGCGCCCTCTCGGTCGCCTTCCTGTACGCGTATGCGGGAGAGCATCTGGCGGGCGTCGCCCCGATAGTCGGCGCTTTTGCGGCGGGGCTCGTCATACGGCGGACGGACCAGTTCCGCGATGTGGAGAACAGCATCAAGCCGGTGTCGGACTTTCTTGTGCCGGTGTTTTTTGTCGCCGTGGGCGCTCAGGTTGACGTCAGGATTCTCAACCCCTTTGCGGAGGGCAACTCTCAGGTGCTTGCGGTTGCCCTCATACTGTTTGTGCTGGCGTTTGCGGGCAAGTACGTGAGCGCCTTCGGCGCGCTCGGCGGGGGCATTAGAAAAAGCATTGTGGGGATAGGAATGGTGCCGCGCGGGGAGGTGGGCTTGATTTTTGCTCAGATTGGCTACAATAATGGCAAAGGAGTTTTTGACAAGGAATTCTTTTCAGCGATTGTTCTGACCGTAATGCTTACCACTTTTGTCGTTCCGCCTTTGCTTCAGAGAGGTTTCGGCGGCGGCGCGGAAGCGGACGGGGACGCTTAA
- a CDS encoding N-6 DNA methylase, with product MSVEYIEEYQRDIKKLREVGGSENETVLRSAFQACLSKYCSQQKLILVTELPYKSDAIPDGTVKDSLRLTLGYWEAKDTKDNLDDEISKKIAKGYPTSNIIFENSEIAVLIQDGLETQRVKMSDAKALDGIVRSFLAYEPKQIGDFRKAANQFKDDFPGVLDALREMIDESHGKKPAFREAAGEFLKLCQEAINPSVEAADVREMLIQHILTKDIFLKVFGEDQFHKENNIAARLDDLEETFFTGDTRRAMVDRLKGYYSAITVTAASIESHREKQKFLKAVYEDFYRIYNPKAADRLGVVYTPNEVVEFMIKSADHLVKKHFSRRLYDRNVQILDPAAGTGTFITDLIEFMPEKHVPYKYENEIHANEVGILPYYIANLNIEYTYKQKTGKYREFPNICFVDTLDNLMFKGGPSGRQVKLLGSVSDENLERVKRQNKKRISVIIGNPPYNANQRNENENNKNREYPGIDKRIKETYIKQSTAQKTKQYDMYKRFIRWASDRLDDNGVLALVSNSAFINSGQDDGFRKVAAEEFNEIWIVDLKGNARTSGEQRRKEGGNVFEDKIRVGVAIYFFVKKEGVEGCDIFYNSVKDYAKYNDKIAHIQKVSLSQDDFEHIVPDSQHNWINQTDNDFDDLVCVANKDTKLAKREVDENAVFKLFSLGVVTARDEWVYGFDVSGLKKKVRYFCKLYNDEIVRFLKETPKKEKMGDWVNREIKWTSELEGHLFKGTPINYSDKSIVDSLYRPFVKSNLYYQPLIIHRRYQMPDIFPSGKKGENKVICFSGTSSVKPFQSLVVKEVFSFDFLEKTQCLPLYSYDKDGNRCSNITDWGLKQFRDHYGNDKITAEDIFHYTYAVLHNPAYLEKYAINLKREFPRLPFYGDFPKWVKRGKELMKLHINFEKQKPYKLERVDKECEPGKAKLKADKEGNVIVIDEQTELTGIPPEAWEYRLGNRSALEWVLDQYKEKKPKDPTIREKFNTYKFADHKEEVIKLLGKVCAVSVKTVEIVGNME from the coding sequence ATGAGTGTTGAATATATTGAGGAATATCAAAGGGATATTAAAAAACTGCGTGAAGTGGGCGGTTCTGAAAATGAGACCGTTTTGCGCTCCGCTTTTCAAGCCTGTTTAAGCAAATACTGCTCGCAACAGAAACTTATACTTGTCACGGAACTTCCCTATAAATCCGATGCAATTCCCGACGGGACGGTTAAAGACTCTTTGCGCCTCACTCTGGGATACTGGGAGGCGAAAGACACAAAAGACAATCTTGATGATGAGATAAGCAAAAAAATCGCAAAGGGCTACCCGACCTCAAACATCATCTTTGAAAATTCCGAAATTGCGGTTTTGATACAGGACGGACTGGAAACGCAAAGGGTGAAAATGTCCGATGCGAAAGCCCTTGACGGCATTGTCAGAAGTTTTCTCGCTTACGAGCCGAAACAGATAGGGGATTTCCGCAAAGCCGCAAATCAGTTCAAAGACGATTTTCCCGGAGTGCTTGACGCTTTGCGCGAGATGATTGACGAGTCGCACGGGAAAAAACCCGCATTCCGCGAGGCGGCGGGCGAGTTTCTCAAACTTTGTCAGGAGGCGATAAACCCCTCGGTTGAAGCCGCCGATGTGCGGGAAATGCTTATACAGCATATTTTGACGAAAGACATATTTTTGAAAGTTTTCGGCGAGGATCAGTTTCACAAGGAAAACAACATAGCCGCCCGTCTGGACGACCTTGAGGAAACCTTTTTCACGGGAGACACAAGGCGGGCGATGGTTGACAGGTTAAAGGGTTATTACAGCGCGATTACCGTTACGGCGGCAAGCATTGAAAGCCACAGGGAAAAGCAGAAGTTTCTAAAGGCGGTTTATGAGGATTTTTACAGGATTTACAACCCCAAGGCGGCTGACCGTCTCGGAGTGGTTTATACGCCCAATGAGGTTGTGGAGTTTATGATAAAGTCCGCAGACCACCTTGTGAAAAAGCATTTTAGCCGCCGTCTTTACGACAGGAATGTGCAGATACTTGACCCCGCCGCCGGAACGGGGACTTTCATAACGGATTTGATTGAGTTTATGCCGGAAAAGCATGTTCCCTACAAGTATGAGAATGAGATACACGCCAACGAAGTCGGGATACTGCCTTATTACATAGCGAACCTGAACATTGAATACACTTACAAGCAAAAGACGGGGAAATACAGGGAGTTTCCTAATATCTGTTTTGTTGACACTTTGGACAATCTGATGTTCAAGGGCGGACCAAGCGGGAGGCAGGTCAAACTGCTTGGCAGTGTGAGCGATGAGAATTTGGAGCGCGTGAAAAGGCAGAACAAGAAACGCATTTCGGTGATTATCGGAAATCCGCCTTATAACGCCAATCAGCGTAATGAGAATGAAAACAACAAGAATCGGGAGTATCCGGGGATAGATAAGCGGATTAAGGAAACTTACATTAAACAAAGCACGGCGCAAAAGACCAAGCAGTATGATATGTATAAGCGTTTTATCCGTTGGGCTTCCGACAGGCTGGACGATAATGGGGTGTTGGCGCTGGTTTCCAATAGCGCCTTTATCAATTCGGGGCAGGATGACGGGTTTCGCAAAGTGGCAGCGGAAGAGTTTAATGAAATCTGGATTGTTGATTTGAAGGGCAATGCCCGCACAAGCGGGGAACAGAGAAGGAAAGAGGGCGGCAATGTGTTTGAAGATAAAATCCGCGTGGGTGTTGCGATTTACTTTTTTGTCAAGAAAGAAGGCGTGGAAGGTTGTGATATTTTCTATAATTCGGTTAAAGACTATGCAAAATACAATGACAAAATAGCGCACATTCAGAAAGTCTCTTTGTCGCAAGATGATTTTGAGCATATTGTTCCTGATTCACAACACAACTGGATAAATCAAACCGACAATGATTTTGATGATTTGGTTTGTGTCGCAAACAAGGATACAAAACTTGCCAAGCGGGAAGTGGATGAGAATGCCGTGTTTAAGTTGTTCTCTCTGGGTGTGGTTACTGCTCGTGATGAATGGGTGTATGGTTTTGATGTATCAGGTTTGAAAAAGAAGGTTAGATATTTTTGCAAACTTTACAATGATGAGATTGTGCGATTTCTTAAAGAAACTCCGAAGAAAGAAAAAATGGGAGATTGGGTCAACAGAGAGATTAAATGGACTTCTGAGTTGGAAGGTCATTTGTTCAAGGGAACACCAATCAACTATTCAGACAAAAGCATTGTTGATTCTTTATACAGACCTTTTGTTAAATCAAATCTCTACTATCAACCCTTAATCATTCATCGCCGCTATCAAATGCCGGATATTTTCCCGTCCGGCAAGAAGGGAGAGAATAAAGTCATTTGTTTTTCAGGCACTTCTTCCGTAAAACCTTTTCAGAGTTTGGTGGTCAAAGAGGTTTTTAGTTTTGATTTTCTTGAGAAGACGCAATGCTTGCCCCTATACAGTTACGATAAAGACGGCAATCGCTGTAGCAACATCACCGATTGGGGATTAAAGCAGTTTCGTGACCATTATGGCAATGACAAGATCACCGCTGAGGATATCTTCCACTACACCTATGCGGTTTTGCACAATCCGGCGTATCTGGAGAAATACGCAATCAATCTAAAGCGAGAGTTTCCCCGCTTGCCGTTTTACGGGGATTTTCCCAAGTGGGTAAAACGGGGAAAGGAGTTGATGAAACTCCATATAAATTTTGAGAAACAGAAACCTTACAAACTTGAAAGAGTGGATAAAGAATGTGAACCCGGCAAGGCGAAACTGAAAGCCGACAAAGAAGGCAATGTAATAGTTATTGACGAGCAAACAGAACTGACAGGCATTCCGCCGGAAGCATGGGAATACAGGTTAGGCAACCGCTCCGCTCTTGAGTGGGTGCTTGACCAATACAAGGAAAAGAAACCCAAAGACCCAACAATCAGGGAGAAGTTCAATACATACAAGTTTGCCGACCACAAAGAGGAAGTTATCAAACTACTCGGCAAGGTCTGCGCGGTGAGTGTTAAGACGGTGGAGATTGTTGGAAATATGGAGTAG